One stretch of Nomascus leucogenys isolate Asia chromosome 7b, Asia_NLE_v1, whole genome shotgun sequence DNA includes these proteins:
- the TMEM211 gene encoding transmembrane protein 211: MLLGGWLLLAFNAIFLLSWAVAPKGLCPRRSSVPMPGVQAVAATAMIVGLLVFPIGLASPFIKEVCEASSMYYCGKCRLGWGYTTAILNAVLASLLPIISWRHTTKVQGRTIIFSSATERIILVPEMNK; the protein is encoded by the exons ATGCTCCTCGGAGGCTGGCTCCTGCTGGCCTTCAATGCAATTTTCCTCCTGTCTTGGGCTGTGGCCCCCAAAGGGCTGTGCCCAAGGAGAAGCAGTGTTCCCATGCCGGGGGTGCAGGCAGTGGCAG CTACTGCCATGATTGTGGGTCTGCTGGTTTTCCCAATTGGCCTTGCCTCCCCATTCATCAAGGAAGTGTGCGAAGCCTCCTCCATGTATTATTGTGGGAAGTGCCGACTGGGTTGGGGTTACACGACTGCTATCCTCAATGCAGTCCTGGCCAGCCTCCTGCCCATCATCAGCTGGCGCCACACGACCAAGGTCCAAGGGAGGACCATCATCTTCTCCAGTGCCACCGAGAGAATCATCCTTGTGccagaaatgaacaaataa